The following proteins come from a genomic window of Nycticebus coucang isolate mNycCou1 chromosome 11, mNycCou1.pri, whole genome shotgun sequence:
- the EN2 gene encoding homeobox protein engrailed-2, translated as MEENDPKPSEAAAVEGQRQPESHPSGGSGGGGCSPGDADTGRRRALMLPAVLQAPGNHHQHPHRITNFFIDNILRPEFGRRKDAGTCFAGAGGGRGGSAGGEGGANGAEGGGSAGDAEHHLLGSGSREPRQNPPCAPGAGVPLPAGGSDSSGDGEGGSKTLSLHSGAKKVSDPGGPLDGALKARGLAGGDLSVSSDSDSSQASANLGAQPMLWPAWVYCTRYSDRPSSGPRSRKPKKKNPNREDKRPRTAFTAEQLQRLKAEFQTNRYLTEQRRQSLAQELSLNESQIKIWFQNKRAKIKKATGNKNTLAVHLMAQGLYNHSTTAKEGKSDSE; from the exons ATGGAGGAAAATGACCCCAAACCCAGCGAAGCGGCGGCGGTGGAGGGGCAGCGGCAGCCGGAATCCCACCCCAGCGGCGGCTCTGGCGGCGGTGGCTGCAGCCCCGGCGACGCGGACACTGGGCGCCGGCGGGCTCTGATGCTGCCCGCAGTCCTGCAGGCGCCAGGCAACCACCACCAGCACCCGCACCGCATCACCAACTTCTTCATCGACAACATCCTAAGGCCGGAGTTCGGCCGCCGAAAGGACGCGGGAACGTGCTTTGCGGGCGCGGGAGGAGGAAGAGGCGGCAGCGCGGGCGGTGAAGGCGGTGCGAACGGTGCGGAGGGAGGCGGCAGCGCGGGTGATGCGGAGCACCACCTCTTGGGGTCCGGCTCCCGGGAGCCCCGGCAGAACCCGCCCTGTGCACCTGGCGCTGGCGTGCCGCTACCCGCCGGTGGCAGCGACTCCTCGGGTGATGGGGAAGGCGGGTCCAAGACACTCTCGCTGCACAGCGGGGCCAAGAAAGTCAGCGACCCCGGAGGCCCCCTGGACGGGGCGCTCAAGGCCCGCGGCTTGGCCGGCGGCGACCTGTCGGTGAGCTCCGACTCGGACAGCTCGCAGGCCAGCGCCAACCTGGGCGCGCAGCCCATGCTCTGGCCGGCCTGGGTGTACTGTACGCGCTACTCTGACCGGCCTTCTTCAG GTCCCAGGTCTCGAAAACCAAAGAAGAAGAACCCGAACAGAGAGGACAAGCGTCCGCGCACAGCCTTCACCGCGGAGCAGCTGCAGAGGCTCAAGGCTGAGTTCCAGACCAACAGGTACCTGACAGAGCAGCGGCGCCAGAGCCTGGCGCAGGAGCTCAGCCTCAACGAGTCACAGATCAAGATTTGGTTCCAGAACAAGCGCGCCAAGATCAAGAAGGCCACAGGCAACAAGAACACGCTAGCTGTGCACCTCATGGCGCAGGGCCTGTACAACCACTCCACCACGGCCAAGGAGGGCAAGTCGGACAGCGAGTAG